A stretch of Lathyrus oleraceus cultivar Zhongwan6 chromosome 6, CAAS_Psat_ZW6_1.0, whole genome shotgun sequence DNA encodes these proteins:
- the LOC127098301 gene encoding probable peroxygenase 5 has protein sequence MASSSSDCKQLEEGFVGGVEDKKHNPVHENFLQKHAAFFDVNKDGLIYPWETFRAMREIGSGVLLSTAAAVFINISLSQTTRPGKFPSPLFPIEVKNIKLGKHGSDSGAYDSEGRFVESKFEEIFMKHAHTHPNALTHDELDELIKANREPKDIKGRIGGFVEWKILYKLAKDKNGLLPKETIRGVYDGSLFEVLKKEHAKRKSSS, from the exons ATGGCATCTTCTTCATCAGATTGCAAGCAATTAGAGGAAG GATTTGTTGGTGGTGTTGAGGATAAGAAACATAATCCAGTTCATGAAAATTTTCTTCAGAAACATGCTGCTTTCTTTGATGTCAATAAAGATGGTCTTATTTATCCATGGGAAACTTTCCGAG CGATGCGTGAAATCGGGAGTGGAGTGTTGTTATCAACTGCAGCTGCTGTTTTCATCAATATTTCCCTCAGTCAGACTACTCGTCCG GGAAAGTTTCCATCTCCACTTTTTCCAATTGAAGTTAAGAATATCAAACTAGGCAAACATGGCAGTGACAGTGGAGCTTATGACAGTGAAGGAAGGTTTGTTGAATCAAAATTTGAAGAAATTTTCATGAAACATGCACATACTCATCCAAATGCTTTAACACATGATGAGCTCGACGAGTTGATAAAGGCAAATAGAGAACCTAAAGATATCAAAGGAAGGATTGGTGGCTTTGTTGAATGGAAAATTCTTTACAAACTTGCGAAAGACAAGAATGGTTTACTTCCCAAAGAAACAATTCGTGGTGTTTATGATGGAAGCTTGTTTGAAGTGCTCAAAAAGGAACATGCAAAAAGAAAAAGTTCTTCCTAA
- the LOC127098302 gene encoding probable peroxygenase 4 isoform X4, whose product MHILLKLLFWLSILFINMASSSSLSSDTKQQESVGGIEDKKQNPVHENVLQKHAAFFDVNKDGVIYPWETFQAMREIGSGVLLSTAAAAFINVALSQTTRPGKFPSPLFPIEVKNIKLGKHGSDTGAYDSEGSMLSQVEHRCCREMVQ is encoded by the exons ATGCACATTCTTCTAAAACTCCTTTTTTGGTTAAGCATTCTCTTCATCAATATGGCCTCTTCTTCTTCTCTCTCATCAGATACCAAACAACAAG AATCTGTTGGTGGTATTGAGGATAAGAAACAAAATCCAGTTCATGAAAATGTTCTTCAGAAACATGCTGCTTTCTTTGATGTTAATAAAGATGGTGTTATTTATCCATGGGAAACTTTCCAAG CAATGCGTGAAATTGGGAGTGGGGTGTTATTATCAACTGCAGCTGCTGCTTTCATTAATGTGGCCCTCAGTCAGACTACTCGTCCT GGGAAGTTCCCATCTCCACTTTTTCCAATTGAAGTTAAGAATATCAAACTAGGCAAACATGGCAGTGACACCGGAGCTTATGACAGTGAAGGAAG TATGCTAAGTCAGGTGGAACATAGATGCTGTCGAGAAATGGTTCAATGA
- the LOC127098302 gene encoding probable peroxygenase 5 isoform X1, with translation MHILLKLLFWLSILFINMASSSSLSSDTKQQESVGGIEDKKQNPVHENVLQKHAAFFDVNKDGVIYPWETFQAMREIGSGVLLSTAAAAFINVALSQTTRPGKFPSPLFPIEVKNIKLGKHGSDTGAYDSEGRFVESKFEEIFMKHAHTHPNALTHDELDELIKANREPKDLTGRIGSFVEWKILYTLAKDKNGLLPKETIRGVYDGSLFEVLRNEHTKRISSS, from the exons ATGCACATTCTTCTAAAACTCCTTTTTTGGTTAAGCATTCTCTTCATCAATATGGCCTCTTCTTCTTCTCTCTCATCAGATACCAAACAACAAG AATCTGTTGGTGGTATTGAGGATAAGAAACAAAATCCAGTTCATGAAAATGTTCTTCAGAAACATGCTGCTTTCTTTGATGTTAATAAAGATGGTGTTATTTATCCATGGGAAACTTTCCAAG CAATGCGTGAAATTGGGAGTGGGGTGTTATTATCAACTGCAGCTGCTGCTTTCATTAATGTGGCCCTCAGTCAGACTACTCGTCCT GGGAAGTTCCCATCTCCACTTTTTCCAATTGAAGTTAAGAATATCAAACTAGGCAAACATGGCAGTGACACCGGAGCTTATGACAGTGAAGGAAGGTTTGTTGAATCAAAATTTGAAGAAATTTTCATGAAACATGCACATACACATCCAAATGCTTTAACACATGATGAGCTCGACGAGTTGATAAAAGCAAACAGAGAGCCTAAAGATCTCACAGGAAG AATTGGTAGCTTTGTTGAATGGAAAATTCTTTACACACTTGCGAAAGACAAGAATGGTTTACTTCCCAAAGAAACAATTCGCGGTGTTTATGATGGAAGCTTGTTTGAAGTCCTAAGAAATGAACATACAAAAAGAATTAGTTCATCCTAA